gacttgctgcagttattgaaagcaaaggatttgcaactaaatattaagtcttattcacttaaatatgttttaagtatatctgttccaatacttttgatcacatgacaaatgggtggattcaaacaaaatgtgatattttcttagttgtgcatcagatcctgatgtaaatacctggaaataaaagctgaaacgttgatctctggtctcacgttcattatttgatgtcaagcccaaatgttttcagtctacagcaaaaataaaggaattcgcctcactgttccaatacttttggagggcactgtacacagTGAAGTGACTTCTTTCTCTGTCCTACAGGGCGTTTATCAGTTCAGGAGGATGAGGTTAAGCAGATGaagatctctctttctctggcccAGACCGAGGAGAAAAGGCTACAGCAGAAGCTTGCAGACCTGGAAAGAGTAAGAACAATTCTGAGTTAGGCCTCTTTAATCATATCATCCTCTCATATACCTAAATAACATAACCCCCCTCGTTAAACAGTAATATTTGGGGTTAGGGTTCGGACTATTGTTTCCTTCTTGTAACTTCaaataattataatttgacaacCATGGCATGGCAAATTCAAGTCAATATAGCAGAATTACCTGGAAAAGGAAATACTTAACACATCTGAATCACTTCTGTTTAATCCACCTGCCTTAACTGAGAGATCATACATGAGCAAATGTGTCCAAACCTCTGGTGGATCCTCAGGCGAAGAGCAACCAGGCAATCGATCTGACCTTCAAGCTCAAGTCCCTCCAACAATGTCTGGAGCAGGAAGAGGCGGAGCACAAGGCCACAAAGGCAAAACTAGCAGACAAGAGCCAGATCAACCAATCAATTGAGGAGGCCAAATCTGAAACTCTCAAAGGTGAGAGAAGAACATTGGACCATAAATGCTTCAAGATAGTGTGTGATATGTAGAGTGAAAGCATTTGATAGAGTGTGATATGTAGAGTGAAATTATGAGAAGGAATAAAGAAGGATATGtctgtcaaatgtttttttgtattattatatgCAACACACCTCTACATAAAATGTGTAAACTGTATTCTCTGAGCAGTGATGGAGAAGAGCCTACATGAGGAACATAACACCAAGCTGCAGCTGGAGGGCCAACTTCTGCAGCTCGAGAAAGACCACTCTCTGCTGGTCTGTGACTACAAGCAGGCCCAGAACAAACTGGAAGAACTGCACACAACCAAGGACAAGCTCAccgaggaggtggggggagggggggggcatcagtgcatgtctctgtgtttgtgagtctATCTGCATTCTcgcccttttctctctctttctttctccctttctttctcattctctcaaaTCGCTGCCTTCACATTCTTGTTTCAACCCAACCTTTTTTTGGCCCCCGGCCTTCTGCCCATCTCCCCAGGCATCAAATTTGACCTTGCTCCTGGAGCAGGAGATGCAGAAACGTAGACTTACCCAGACTGACCTGAAGGTACAGACCCAGCAGGCCACAGTGCTACGCTCCTCTGAGAAGCAGTTGAAGCAGGAACTTAATCACCTGCTGGACAAGAAGCACAGCCTGGAGAAACAGAACCAGGAGCTACGCAGGTCAGgtcaacacacatatacagtcatGGCCGAAATTGTTGGCACCCCAGAAATGTTTCCAGAAAATCAAGTATTTCTCACAGAAAAGTATTGCAGTAACAAATGTTTTGCTATACACATGTTTATTCCCTTTGTGTGTAttggaacaaaaaaaaaaaaaggaggaaaaaatgCAAATTGGTCAAAATGTCACACAAAATTCCCAAAATGGGCTGGTCAAAATTCTTGGCACCCTTAACTTAATATTTGGTTGCACACCCTTTGGAAAAAATAACTGAAATCAGTCGCTTCCTATAACCATCAATAAGCTTCTTACACCTCTCATCCGGAATTTTGGACCACTTTTCCTTTGCAAACTGCTCCAGGTCTCTCTTTTTGGAAGGGTGCCTTTTCCCAACAGCAATTTTAAGATCTCTCCACAGGTGTTCAAAGGGATTTAGATCTGGACTCATTGCTGGCCACTTTAAAACTCTCCAGCGCTTTGTTGCCATCCATTTCTCACATCCTTTTGACGTATGTTTGGGGTCATTGTCCTGCTGGAAGACCCAAGATCTCGGACGCAAACCCAGCTTTCTGACACTGGGCTGTACATTGCGACCCAAATTCCTTTGGTAATCGTCAGATTTCATGATGCCTTGTACACATTCAAGGCACCCAGTGCCAGAGGCAGCAAAACAACCCCAAAACATAATTGAACCTCCACCGTATTTCACTGTAGGTACTGTGTTCTTTTCTTTGTAGGCCTCATTCTTTTTTCCGTAAACAGTAGAATGATGTGCTTTACCAAAAAGCTCTATCTTGGTCTCATCTGTCCACAAGACGTTTTTCCAGAAGGATTTTGGCTTACTCAAGTACATTTTGGCAAACAGTAGTCTAGTTTTTTGTCTCTGTGTCAGAAGTGGGGGTCCTCCTGGGTCTCGTGCCATAGCGTTTCATTTCATTTAAATGTTGACGGATAGTTTGCGCTGACACTGATGCTCCCTGAGCCTGCAGGACAGCTTGAATTTCTTTGGAACTTGTTTGGGGCTGCTTATCCACCATACGGACTATCCTGCGTTGCAACCTTTCATCAATTTTTCTCTTCCATCCACGTCCAGAGAGATTAGCTACAGTGCCATGGATTGCAAACTTCTTGATAATGTTGCGCACTGTGGACAAAGGCACATCTAGATCTCTGGAGATGGACTTGTAACCTTGAGATTGTTGATATTTTTCCACAAATTTGGTTCTCAAGTCCTCAGACAGTTCTCTTCTACTCTTTCTGTTGTCCATGCTTAGTGTGGCACACACAATCAAAGCTAAGTGAACTTCTCTCCTTTTTATCTGCTCTCAGGTGTGATTTTGATATTGCCCACACATGTTACTTGCCCCAGGTGAGTTTAAAGGAGCATCACATGCTTGAAACAATCTTATTTATACACAATTTTGAAAGGGTGCCAAGAATTTTGACCAGCCCATTTTTTGAGTTTTGTGTGACATTATGTCCAATTTGCATTTTTTCctccctttttttgtttttattccaATACACACAAAGGGAATAAACATGTGGATAGCAAAACATGTGTTACTGCAATACTTTTCTGTGAGAAATACTTGATTTTCTGGAAACATTTCTGGGGTGCCAACAATTTCGGCCATGACTGTGTAAGCACAGACAATCTCTCACCCTCTCGTCTGTTTTAATCACTCCGGTTTAAAATTACAACATAACTTTTAGCtctccaaaaaacacatttgcaaaTAAGATTAGCTTTTGAAAGACTACATTTACATAGCCAATAGGTCCTATTGTCTTGCCTTGCAATACTATTGGATAAATTTAGTCtttcaaaaaaagaaatgagcaattaaagagctaaatgtgacgttgtaattttacaacaaggggtcttacagggatattcacacacacaatcacttacTCACTTGTACTCTCaccttcacagacacacacatttcttctCTTGTTGTTTGCAATACTGGTTGGTTAGTTGTTCTTTACAATTAGTCGATGACAGTGATTGACGGCAGGCTTGTCCAATCCCAGGGAGAGGCAAGAGGCTGACGGGCAACTGAAGGAGCTAAAAGACCAGTTGGAGGCAGAGCAGTATTTCACGGTACTTTTCACCCCATAAATGAATAATTATTTGATCATAATTCCTACAGTACCTACTTAGACTTATACAAAACATGCAGTACCTGCTATATCATCGACGGGCAAAGCATCCGAGAACACATCTGAAATATCATTGATACTGGTTTGTGCTACGTTTTTGTAAAGCAAATCAATTCAGTAATCTAACAGCAGTGTAATGTCAATAATGTACAGTCCTACTGTGTGTGTAATAGAGTTAGTATTCACTGGAAGCATGTTGAAGCCCAGTTGTTTCTATGTTCCAGACCCTGTATAAGACTCAGATCCGGGAGCTAAAGGAGGAGTGTGATGAGAAGAATAAACTGTATAAGGATGCCCAGCAAAGACTGGAAGAGTATCAGGAGGAGAGGTAAGAAACTAGTAATATCCAAGACGTACTGCGTGCCCAGAATACTTCAGCAGTTATACTGTCACCAACTCACAGGACTGACATTGAAAGGTAGGGGAGTCATAGAAAAATTATCCATGTTAAAATGCACTGCTTGGCACTTCACAGTGGTTTTCTGTGCTGTGGGGGTGTACTTGAATAGCCAGCTGTATCAGATTTTACATAATCTTTTACAATTCAGccgatgcttttatccaaagccatgtacaaatagtgcatatagaaagtacagctGATGATCAAGGATTAGAAGTGTTACTGTACCTGGGCAGTTGACAAAATCTCCACAGAAATTTTAAGGATCTAACATGATTTGTCTTTAAAAGCTAGCTTCGGTATTAGCTTACACTAATAAGTAAATCACCTCACAGCCAGTAAGGAGGATTTGGTGTTATTAGATCAATAGGAGCTGAGAGCTGAGAAACTGAGAGCCGAGAAATCCATGTAGTATGACCCTTTAGTTCTTTTATTGGTCAAATTATACTGGGTACAAAATTTGTTGTGGtctcttgtttttttgttttagttGTGTGGCTGGAGTTTTATTTTAATCTGCAGTATATGCTAAAATATGGAAAACTAGAGAGGGTTCCATTTCTGGGGAAGTTGTGAGGTGTGGTTGCATCAGTTGCACCTGGGacagttttctttctttcttttcacctCCAAACCTATTGTTTAGGCTAATATCCAAACATGTCCAAATGTCCAAACATTTGGAGAATTTTCAAGGGTGTACTTAACTGATATTTCTGCATAAGATAGAagatctcccagaagttaacagcTACTAAACTGATGTTCTAGGTTATCGCACATGGGTTTGTGACGTTGTGAAGTTAGGGACGTTTGTCTTGCTAGTTAGCTACCGTTACCTTCagttttcgccacaaaaacttaaaacGCCTTAGACGCAAAAACCGTCAAACCGTCAAATGGATCATTCGAGGAGATACAAGCAACCCAATCGGGACCACGGTTAACATTTTGATACCGACATTGTGTATGCAGTGCAAAGATTTACAGTGTTCtaagggtgggaaaataataataaatatgtatGAGGTGATTATTATTTTGATACTTTCAGTGATCTTCTAGTGTTTGCTCCTGAACTTTTTAGTAGTTTCATTGATTGTAGTGGAATTTAGCGCAATATATTGATGTTCAGCTACTGTGCACAATCAATCTTAGATTGGCCACGTTCCTGGTTTATCCTAGTGAACTGGGATTTTTCGCCTTTGCCTACAGGGACTCCTTGGCTGCCCAGTTGGAGGTGAGCCTGACCAAGGCAGATTCTGAGCAGCTTGCCCGCTCCATAGCCGAGGAGCAATACTCAgacctggagaaggagaagatcaTGAAGGAGCTGGAGATCAAGGATATGATGGCCCGTCACCGACAGGAGCTGGGAGACAAGGAGGCCACCATCAGCTCTGTAGGAAgcacacagggagagggggctcgGGAGTAGGAAtgcaggagagatagaggggtgagagggaagggaggtagGAAAAAGGTTCTAATTGAAAGCCTGTGAGAGCGGCACATTAGCAAGCAACAATGCAAAGGGAGTGTGGGACATAAATCTGGTCTGAGAGGAATACTGGAAGACAAGGTGTCCTCCACTTTAGGGACAAACATTGACATGAGATTGAAGAGCTTTTCTTGAAGTTACCTCATGAGTGCAATGCCCGTTTGTAGTGGCCATGTGGCAAATGCTCGTGCAGTGTCCGTTGATGGCTCGCCACATCCATGGATCCGTCTCTAAGTGCAGCTCAATGCTGTCATATTTATGTCTCATGAGATCCAAGGCTCCATGGATTATAGCAGCTCAACATGGTGTTGAACACATTTCAGCgctcatccaaacaactttACACTGCATGTCCTTGGGTCCCATTTTCAACTTCACACAGGTGCCCGCTTCTCAAGATCATTGAgccacaggcacgcacacagaaagacagagataccTGCCTTTATAGTTGCATTGGTAGTAATTTCACACATGTATGATGTCTGCCTGTGCAGTGTGTACATCTGGATTAGGCAAACAGATTATTCCCCCTACACTCAACTATTTTGTCCTGTGCTGCCCCCTACAGCTGGAAGAATCCAACCGCACGTTGACAGTGGACGTGGCCAACCTGGCCAATGAAAAAGAAGAGCTGAACAACCAGCTGAAGGAGATGCAGCAGCGTGcgtctcttctcttcctcctctattgTATTAATTCTGCTCCTGATTCTCTGAAATTACCTATCTCTCCATGTTTCCTGTCGCTTTTTGGGATCTCCAAAAATGCATCTTTCCTTCCTAGCTTTCATCCATCCTCGAGCTGTCTTAGTTTATCCATCTAGAACAGGGGTGGTGGAAGTATGTTTGgggtttggtttggtgataGTTGTTCCCTTTGTTGGGTACAGAGCTCCAAAAgtccaaggaggaggagagacagatgaaCTCTGTGAAACTCTCCTTTGAGAAGCAGCTACAGAATGAGAGGACTCTCAAAATACAGGTGTGCATATGCATGTACTGTAAGGAAGTCTTAGGCAGCCAAGGTTTTTTATATTATATCTAATAttcttaaatattttatttttttctgtgtttgtgctgcAGTACAAAAGTGCAATGTTGAGAAACCTTTTGTTTAGTCTTTTCATTTCCTTATGTCTTTAAGCATTGTTACTTTAGGAGAAATTTTTGTATTTGTGACTTTTGCACAGATATGTATGtatgagagtgtctgtgtgtgtttgaggcctACACTACAGGTGTATGGACTCACCACTTGGATACAGTTTAATCTTATCTGCCAGAGATCTCCATATTCTTGACATACATTACACATAATGTGTGCCAGGCTGGGTATAATTAGTGTCTCCATAGCTGTATCTTATGTCTATACCTCCAAGGCTGTCAACAAGCTGGCGGAGATCATGAACCGGAAGGAGGGGGTGCGTGGCAGTCACCGAGTCAGTAGCGTGGACACGGACGTCcacaggaaagagaaggagaacagGAAGCTACAGCTGCAGCTGAGGTCGGAGCGTGAGAAGCTCAACAGCACCATCATCAAATACCAGAAAGAGATCAACGACATGCAGGCGGTCAGTATTAACACACCCACCTCCAAACATGCTGTACACTGACCAATGAGAGTTGGAGCTCCAGTTAAAGGCAGGCTCTAAACAACAAGGGGCATTTCCCTCTACAGATGAAGTAACAAATGTTTTTTCAGTGTCTGTTGGCCTATGCCTTTGTTTTTATTAAGTTATTTCCACAGGTACGGACAGTATAATTGAGTTTCTCATTTCTAGATATTATCTGGTGTATGCCTCTCCACATGTTTGAAAGTGAAGTTTTTATAAGTGGGTCTGTCTTTAAATTGTAAATAAACTCCAAACCCTCTTTATTGAGGTAACCCCATACCCATGCACAAACAAATCTTTGCAAAGATGTTATTTGAGATTTTTGGTGGCAAGTCCAGAAACGTTTTGCTTCCAGTGGTCATAAAACAGTTGAAGAAATTTGCATCTCAGGTTATGTTATTTGGTCCAGTTTGTGTATTACTCTGAGCATTTAAGGGAAGCTCCAAAATAAATTATTTACCCATTTGTTTTATATTAAGGGGCAGTTTAAAGCCTAAATTGGCAAGATTAATTGCACTTTAAGTATCTATATGACTTCCTGTATCACATGACCCAACTTATCAAACAACCATTTAGCTAACTGCCGTACACTTGCCCACGTACGCCAAATGAATTGCACAACTTGGTTGAAGCAAAGTAAATTCACTTagttgagcgtgtgtgtgttctgtagttGATTTCAGATGACAGCCAGGTCCGTCTGGAGCTGCAGATGGCTCTGGACAGTAAGGACAGTGATATTGAACAGCTTCGCTGTCAGATCAGCTCTCTCAGTGTCCATTCTATGGAGTCCACCAGCATCAGCAGTGGTAATGACCTGGACATGGATGACACCTACCCAGGTAACAATGTACAAACACTAACTGTCAACATCtacagtacacagacacactgcttacttgtgtatacatacacacacacacatactaaacaTAATGATAGACAAATCAAAATCAGTTTCTTAACTCCATGATGACATACATGTCAAAACTTCAAGACCTTTTCCTTTTCTTTGGCCACCTCTTGTCTGTGCTCTTTGCACAGTCCAGTCACTGACTTTTGTTGTCCCTAAACCTTTCTGCTTTGACTGTTCCTTCTTCTTTTCCCCTCCACTTTgctttcttcctcccctccctctggggTGGTGCAGTGCGTATCACTCACTCCCACACCTCTGAGTCCATGTCCTTCAAATACCAGCGCACCCACCAATCTGTCTGCATCGACACCCGGCCCAACCTCAGAGCCGCTCACACCCTCTTTGAATCTGActctgaggatgaggaggagtgtggagggggtaGCCGGTTAAATCATGGTCACCTGCCCTTGGCTCTCACCCATGACCAATCCCTTGAGCCTCAGCACGCAGGTGACCCAGCATGGTGGCTCAGATGCAACAGTGGAACCTATGCCCTTCGgcccctctcacactcactttTGCTCGCCCtcctcagactgtgtgtgtgtgtgtatgtctgtatgtgtgtgtgtatgtctgtgtgtgtgcatgcacgcaAATGAGTGAATTTGTGAGCTTGCAAAtgcttgttgtttttgtgtgtgttaaccctCACACTTCAAATGTTGTATGGCATTGTTAACATGAAATGCATACGCAAAATGTACTACCTCGTCAGTGGACTATAATTGTTCTAGAGTAATATGTTGCACAATGTTCCAGAGTAGTGTGTGCTTTGTGAATCCTTTCTCAGCATCAAACAGACCATCACGCttcctgttttttgtttttttccccagaTGCCAGGTTGGAAGGCTGGCTGTCACTTCCTTCCAAGAACACCAAGAGGTTTGGCTGGGAAAGAAAGGTGACAGCAGTAACTCATAAGGCCAGAATTGCTCTTGGGTTGTCCCTGAGGTGGATGATGTGTGGGGTGGTAACACTAACAGCTCGTGTTTGTCTGTTGCTCTGAAGTACGTGGTTATGAGCAGTAGGAAGATTCTGTTCTACAACAGCGAGGTAGACCGAGAGCAGTCCAACCCCTTCTTGATCCTGGATATTGAGTGAGTCCTCTGACCCTCTAGGGTCAAATTCTGACACCACATGAAAATCAAAAAAATTATTCACGTAAACCTGAAAATAATTCAGAGTACCACAGAAACATTTCAAAAAATAAGAAGTTATGAAGATGAGATATTTAATGAAAGCAAAAGGGAAGTATCTTGACAAGTGGTCTTGACAATTTTAGATCTCACTGTATACGTTTGAGAACGCATCACACTGCTGATCCTGTGCTGTTTTAACGtttacatttgattttattatatttattaatttagcagattaTTTTCCTCAAAGCAATATacgtacaaatagtgcattTAGAAAATGCATTCAAAAATGAAGGTTCAGAAGTAAAAAAGTTATCCCTCACGTTCAAGTCTGAgctgtttgtattgtgtgtgtgtgtgtgtgtgtactttctcaAAATGTTCatgcccctcttctctctcacacactactCCGTCTCTCCTCTTTCAGTACATTGTCACTACTCTTTTCCTTACAGTAAGCTGTTCCACGTTCGACCAGTCACTCAAACAGATGTTTACCGTGCTGATGCCCGAGAGATACCAAGGATATTTCAGGTGGGTTCAAAATATATGGTTTAGAGAACATTCTTCTCCCAGGATCTAACGCGATCAGCATCTGCAGAACCAGCTTGTTAACACCTgatcccatcctctcccctctccaccccttcaGATCCTGTACGCCAACGAGGGTGAGAGCAAGCGGGAGCAGGAGTTAGCAGTGGAGCCGCTGCCTCCGAGTGAGCGCGCATCCTACATTGGCCACAAAGGTCACGAGTTCATCCCCACACTCTACCACTTCCCCTCCAGCTGCGAGGCGTGCACACGGCCCCTCTGGAACGTCTTCAAGCCTCCGCCTGCTCTCGAGTGCCGCCGCTGCCACACCAAGTGCCACAAAGACCACCTGGACAGAAAGGAGGAGGTCATTGCCCCCTGTAAGGGTAAGTACCCACAACGCAGATAGTCCAGTGGCTTTCGACACGAGGATATGATGATTTTGAGGCATTGGCAGCAGCCAGAACATGAGTCAATTGAGTGTTCGTTTTCTTTATTAACAGAGTGACTAATTTCAATGAGTTCTAGGTTTTATAAGTATTagcaatctgcagattgggaaagGAAACTAAACCtcaacaataaatgacaacacaacaccaggcttcaGTCAATAatgtctctcagctctgaaagccAGAGGACGGTGTTGAGTGgatagagaaaaacaaaaataacataCAGCCAATAGGTGTTTGTCATTATAGGCAGGCAGATACTGCACCATAGAACTGTGACTGTCATCAGAACACAGTAGGTTACAGTAGGAAAACATACATGGAATAAGAGAGAATATATGAATTCATAAGGTAATATCAGCTGATATACTGATTGTAATTAAcataagcacataggaaatccaATTTATTTTACAGCATGTTTTCATACTGAATAACTATGTTTTTGTCTTGTTTCTTCTAGCATAGAGACATTATATAACACCTATCCATGCACAGTATGTAAAAGCAATATTGTGGAACAGCTTTGTGAGCTTATCGGTAATGATGCAAACCTGAACCCTAAAACCTCTCACCCTGGCTACCTCTTCTActactctcatcctctcattcctcctcagTGAACTACGACATGTCAACAGCCAAACACCTCCTCCTGTTGGCGGGTTCCCAAAAGGAACAGCAGCGATGGGTCAGCCGTCTGATCAAACGCATACCTAGAAAACACCCCACCACCGTCCCGGCGGGTGGAAGCTCTCCCTTGCAGCCGGCAGCCCGCTCGTCTCCCCGGATCTCACCCCGGCCCTCCCCCAGGAACTCCCCTGCCCTGTCCACCCACCGCATGGCAATCAAGTTGCAGTCCAGCCGACAACAACCTGTAGAGAAGCccaggtgaggggagggaaagggctTTGTGGTTGGTTTTCAAAGTGGGTGGTTATTTGATCTTTGTGAAGTCAAAAATGTGTCATGTAAAAAATTACCTGACAAATGTCCTTTAGGACATGAGGAGTATACAGAATGTTTTGACTACACAAGAGTTAAAGCAATGTTGTAATTTTAATGGTGGTGACTCACAATTCTTTTCAACTCAGCACTCCAATATTGCACGTCATGGCCATGTTGATTATTCAGCATTCACATTACAGCGCGTCTGTTTAACACATCTGGTGACTGTAGATATCCCTCTACCATGAAAGCTAAATGGTAGTATACCAAGCAGTCAGATGTATGTGGCTGAACATAAAATATATTCTCTCAGTTTCCGGGACAATGTGCTCAACATTGTATGCCGTAGacaacacacatccttcactacTGTAGCTTTACTAGCTGCTCTGTACTCTTAACTGCTTCCATATAGAGCTAGTCTAACTTtgtcactcccccccccataCCCAGCTGTGGCCCTATGCTCCGAATTATCCTGCACTGACAACCTCATCTCACTGACCACTCACCATTCTTGTGTTTCTGTGGCAGAAAGTAAGTAGCAGACTGCagtatgtctgcctgcctgcttgtctttctgtttgtctgtctgcctgttcatTTGCTGCTGTGTATTATCTTTTAACCAACCAATCTTTTCCTCATCTCTTACTGTGAGCTTTACCATCATGTTGTATGTAATtcactggtaaaaaaaaaacgaaccaCAATGCCTCAATCCTGCCATCAAGTTGTCTGCGCATGAACTGTGTCATCATTCATATTAATAGTTCATTATCAGGCTCACCAGAAGCCTGATACTgaatcattcatttgaatcaggtgtgttgtagcagggaaacatctaaaacatgcagggcaagGGGcatgaggaccaggattgagaaccagtGCAGTAAATTGAGATCAGGGTGAATATGGACTGTTTCAGGTTGCTTGAGTTTGGCCTTAAGGACTGGAATTGGTCACTGGATGAGGACGATGATGACGATGTGTTTGACTTCTAAAGAAGGAAACTGAGGGTAACTCAGCAGTGCTTGCTGTGATGCATAGGGCTTGAGgcctgcatgtttgagttgcTTGGATAGTATAACCTCTTGAGATGATCTACCATTTTGTAATGTGCCAAGTTTTTGTGGTTTGAAACTCAAACTTGATTCTCTAAGAGACTTCCACTTCTCTTCCAACCAAACAAGAAGAGTCAATACTGAGGTAAAGCATGGTACTTGAAGTCTGACAAAAGGATGTTAACTGGTCTGTTGTAGCTAATATATTGCATGTAGTGAGTGAGTGCAAAAGatgcaagaaaaaaaaatatatatatatatacacacacacacgagtcagGGAATGGACTAAGAACAGATCAGATAACCATTGACTTTTGTTataaaaaattgtttttttttttctcttcacaGCTAACCTGGTTTACACGGAGGAGTGCTACGTCCTGTCACATGGACATTGTCACTTCAAAATGCCCGAAATTTACATTTCTTATTCAATAATGGTCACGTCAACCAAATATTGTGCATTATAGAAAGTCCAATATAAATTGTGAAAATTATATTTATACTGCTAGGCTTATTGTCATCATTTTTGGCTACAAACCAAAACATCGTATCTACCTGCACTTCTTCAAGTGTCATTTGGTGGTATTGGCAAAGTTAGTGAGAGTTTGTACATAACAGAGTGAATGGTCTATAAGGTTTGTTGCCAAATAGAGATTATCTTCAAGCATGTCTCCTTTCATGTGATCGTTTTATTTTTCTGAAGACAAAATATTACTTTCCTCATATTCCGTACATCACAGGACCTGCAAAAT
The sequence above is a segment of the Hypomesus transpacificus isolate Combined female chromosome 26, fHypTra1, whole genome shotgun sequence genome. Coding sequences within it:
- the LOC124487466 gene encoding rho-associated protein kinase 2-like isoform X6, coding for MKQLSKFEMIKRSDSAFFWEERDIMAFSNSPWVVQLCCAFQDDRYLYMVMEFMPGGDLVTLTMNYDMPEKWARFYLAEVVLALDAIHSMGFIHRDVKPDNMLLDGKGHLKLADFGTCMKMDSTGMVHCDTAVGTPDYISPEVLKSQGGDGYYGRECDWWSVGVFVFEMLVGETPFYADSLVGTYGKIMDHQNSLYFPEDMEMSQNAKDLICAFLSDREVRLGRNSVDEIKKHPFFRNDQWTFETIRETVAPVVPELNSDIDTSNFDEIEDDKGDAETFPPPRAFVGNHLPFVGFTYFKEDELLRGKIGGTLEETDDVVDCFKKQEDLSEDKEPDLQKKCHHLEEQLNHEMQAKDNLELKCRNATSRLEKLVRELDEEMSSRQKVELSLRQLERERALLQHQSSENLRRVELETERKRTLENEVNSLRDQLEELKRRNHSSQVFNEKNIQLQRQLEEATALLQGEQEAGEKLKKSQMEAQKQTQVLELSLRDHQDKLSLLENSKMELEQHLISLQAALEAEKRDRSQGSEIIADLQGRLSVQEDEVKQMKISLSLAQTEEKRLQQKLADLERAKSNQAIDLTFKLKSLQQCLEQEEAEHKATKAKLADKSQINQSIEEAKSETLKVMEKSLHEEHNTKLQLEGQLLQLEKDHSLLVCDYKQAQNKLEELHTTKDKLTEEASNLTLLLEQEMQKRRLTQTDLKVQTQQATVLRSSEKQLKQELNHLLDKKHSLEKQNQELRRERQEADGQLKELKDQLEAEQYFTTLYKTQIRELKEECDEKNKLYKDAQQRLEEYQEERDSLAAQLEVSLTKADSEQLARSIAEEQYSDLEKEKIMKELEIKDMMARHRQELGDKEATISSLEESNRTLTVDVANLANEKEELNNQLKEMQQQLQKSKEEERQMNSVKLSFEKQLQNERTLKIQAVNKLAEIMNRKEGVRGSHRVSSVDTDVHRKEKENRKLQLQLRSEREKLNSTIIKYQKEINDMQALISDDSQVRLELQMALDSKDSDIEQLRCQISSLSVHSMESTSISSGNDLDMDDTYPVRITHSHTSESMSFKYQRTHQSVCIDTRPNLRAAHTLFESDSEDEEECGGGSRLNHGHLPLALTHDQSLEPQHADARLEGWLSLPSKNTKRFGWERKYVVMSSRKILFYNSEVDREQSNPFLILDIDKLFHVRPVTQTDVYRADAREIPRIFQILYANEGESKREQELAVEPLPPSERASYIGHKGHEFIPTLYHFPSSCEACTRPLWNVFKPPPALECRRCHTKCHKDHLDRKEEVIAPCKVNYDMSTAKHLLLLAGSQKEQQRWVSRLIKRIPRKHPTTVPAGGSSPLQPAARSSPRISPRPSPRNSPALSTHRMAIKLQSSRQQPVEKPRLLEFGLKDWNWSLDEDDDDDVFDF